A window from Dromaius novaehollandiae isolate bDroNov1 chromosome 1, bDroNov1.hap1, whole genome shotgun sequence encodes these proteins:
- the SERPINH1 gene encoding serpin H1: protein MCIILALALCSLAAAVPSEDRKLSDKATTLAERSTTLAFNLYHAMAKDKSMENILLSPVVVASSLGLVSLGGKATTASQAKAVLSADKLNDDYVHSGLSELLNEVSNNTARNVTWKIGNRLYGPASINFADDFVKNSKKHYNYEHSKINFRDKRSALKSINEWAAQTTDGKLPEVTKDVEKTDGALIVNAMFFKPHWDEKFHHKMVDNRGFMVTRSYTVGVPMMHRTGLYNYYDDETEKLQVVEMPLAHKLSSMIFIMPNHVEPLERVEKLLNKEQLKTWSGKMKKRSVAISLPKVVLEVSHDLQKHLADLGLTEAIDKTKADLSKISGKKDLYLSNVFHAAALEWDTEGNPYDADIYGREEMRNPKLFYADHPFIFMIKDTKTNSILFIGRLVRPKGDKMRDEL from the exons ATGTGCATTATTCTGGCGCTCGCTCTCTGCAGCCTCGCTGCAGCCGTGCCCTCGGAGGACAGGAAGCTGAGCGACAAGGCAACGACGTTGGCCGAACGCAGCACAACGCTGGCCTTCAACCTCTACCATGCTATGGCAAAAGACAAGAGCATGGAGAACATCCTGCTGTCCCCTGTGGTCGTGGCCTCTTCCCTCGGCCTCGTGTCCCTTGGGGGCAAGGCGACAACGGCCTCCCAAGCCAAGGCAGTGCTCAGCGCGGACAAACTGAACGACGACTACGTGCACAGCGGGTTGTCGGAGCTCCTGAACGAGGTCAGCAACAACACAGCCCGCAATGTCACCTGGAAGATTGGGAACCGCTTATATGGCCCGGCCTCCATCAACTTCGCTGATGACTTTGTGAAGAACAGCAAGAAGCACTACAACTACGAGCACTCCAAGATCAACTTCCGGGACAAGAGGAGTGCCCTGAAATCCATCAATGAGTGGGCAGCCCAGACCACAGATGGGAAGCTCCCAGAGGTCACCAAAGACGTGGAGAAAACTGATGGAGCCCTCATCGTCAACGCCATGTTCTTCAAAC CTCACTGGGATGAGAAGTTCCATCATAAGATGGTGGACAACCGTGGCTTCATGGTGACCCGTTCCTACACTGTGGGAGTTCCCATGATGCATCGCACAG GTCTCTACAACTACTATGATGATGAGACAGAGAAGCTCCAGGTGGTAGAGATGCCACTTGCTCACAAACTCTCCAGCATGATCTTTATCATGCCAAACCATGTGGAGCCACTGGAGAGGGTTGAGAAATTGTTGAACAAGGAGCAGCTGAAGACCTGGTCTGGCAAAATGAAGAAGAGATCAGTAGCCATCTCATTGCCTAAAGTCGTTCTGGAAGTCAGCCACGATCTTCAG AAACACTTGGCTGACCTGGGCCTGACAGAAGCCATTGACAAAACCAAAGCTGACCTGTCGAAGATCTCTGGCAAGAAAGACCTTTACCTGTCCAACGTCTTCCATGCCGCTGCTCTCGAATGGGACACAGAAGGGAACCCCTACGATGCCGACATCTACGGCCGAGAGGAGATGAGGAATCCCAAGCTCTTCTATGCTGACCACCCCTTCATCTTCATGATCAAGGACACTAAAACCAACTCCATTCTCTTCATTGGCAGGCTCGTGAGGCCCAAAGGCGACAAGATGCGTGACGAGTTGTAG